The window ACATCACAATTATTTGAAACACTGAACATTACTTGGTCATATCTGCCTTTAACAGTTTAATAAGACAACATATTTTACAACACAAGGTCTAAAAAGAGCCCATCACAGCCCATTACTAACCATGAATGAATCTGAACCAAAGATGCCCTTTGCCATTGGACCTGCCTGGACCTGAAGTCCTGAGGTCCAACCAAGTAGCTACAAATTTGTTGACAGCACAGATCAAGAAAACCACAACTATAAAGCATTTAAAAACCAAACCCACAACAAAAAATGCCAAAGAAACATCAGTTCAAGGCTCTTCTCTATGGGAGGAATTGGTCTGATTCCTCTATTCTGTTCCCAGGTACCAGTTTGCTTGCAGTCGGCTATAACTCTAACCCCAACAGTGGTTGTCATAAACAGATTGATGAAGGTTATGATATTGAACATATAAATCCCCTAGTCTGACATCTAGTGCATTAATATTCAACACTGGGCTTCAAGCATTGCTACACTATGCATGATTTATTAATGCTAAGTATGAGGGAAAATTACACTTTAGcttaactgtgtttgtgtttgtgttcccatATATTCACTTTCATTTTCCTACTTAACAAGACCATTGAGTTTTTAAGACACACTTTCTCTCCATGTCTCATGGAAACTTAATGAATATTTATTAGTTCACAGGGTCTAGGGGTAAAACCCGCATGTTCAGCGTAGCCCGTCACATCACGCAGCCTTACTCCTCACGTATGTGGCAGGACATTCATCACCAGGGTAAAAATCGTTTACAGCTCGGCCTCGTGCCACCTGCTTCACAGCCTGCGTGCGGATCTGTTTAGGTCTTCATTAACTCTCACCCAAACTATAAAGCCGAATGTCAAAAAGCCACAACTCCAGCTCACTGTGAATAAAGCCAGTCTGCTGGTTGCTGTTGTACTATTTTACCTAGTAAAACCCCTATTTTGCTGGAGTCTTGAATGCTGAGAAAGATAATGTTCTGTTGTATTACTCTTATTCATTCGTGTTAACGTAAACTACAAAATAGGCAAACCAAAACAGTCCTCAAACAAGTCAGTTATTTCTCACCAACTAAAGGTTTTTTATGTGCAATGGTTTACGCTTGCAGACGGTGTAGTTGGAGTGTATTAATCCTGCTGGAAAACACAAGTGATTACCTTCAAAAAATGACCTTCCGGTTGATCCCCAAATAGATGTGATGAGCTCCGTCCACGGCTCGTCCCCTCTGGGGCCTCtggacatggggggggggggggccagCGTGTCTACCTTTTCTAATAAAGCTGTCACGAGCTGCCAGCGTCACAATGTTGCCACTTCGATGGCGTTGCTCCAAGCTGCCCGGGATCAATAGCTGCTGTCAGGGAGAGGTACGTAAGTGTAATAAGGCCGGGAGACACATGGTAAGTACATAAGGGTGCGAGTCAGTGTGGGCAGCATGTGATTGGATAGAGAGTGTAACTTCACCAAagatacaacaaaacaaagtaatTGGTCAGGTTATATACAAAAGCCAGGAAGCGGAGGTCAATGACTCGTCCGGCTAAGAAATCTAATATAGCAGAGATGTGAGATACTTAGCTTCTGTTAGCACAGTGATGATGCTACAGTGTGATATCACCCCTCTCCCACCCCACAGGGCTTCAAATAGGAATATATACACGTCACTTCAGAAGATCTACAGATCTGCTAGTGTCATGCATATTTCATACAACACGCAAGGCTGTGGAGACGTTAGCTCATTGCTTTTGTAACATCATCACTAGCCGGGCATCGCTGACAGGCACACAGCTCCCTGTAAGCGCCGCACAATCAGTGTGTGTCATTTTAACGGATGTGCGCTCGCGGCCTCGTGAGCAAACACAGATAATGCGGACACATGAAAATATATTACATAAGAGAAAGTGCATTCATATTCAACACTGGGCTTCAAGTGAGTGAGATTTCCATAAAGTCTTATAGAGTCTATCACCATGTGATGTATCTGTAAAGCAAACCTCCGTCCAGATGCTTTACGGCATAGTGATATTCAGAAAAAACATGATGCTAACACTGGTAGCATTGGCCTATGGCGTTTTACTGGTAAAACTTTAGCTTAACAGCTAGTCATGGTTTTAACTTGGACAAGCTtgaaaactaaactaaactgctATACTTTTATAGTTTAAATCCTACACTTACAACATACTAATCACATTACCAGTTATACCTTTTAAGTCTAAACTGTGGTGGGACTTTTACCTTCAGAAggttataattttatttttgctaaCTCCAGGTAGCTAGCGTTGCTAACTCCACTTGCTGTAGCTCACCTTTCCTGATGTTTCTGGTCCAAGTGCTGATGAAAGCGTGACCTTGTTGACCCAGCTGCCTCTGGAAACACGTCCTTTCCTTTTAAATGATGGTTTTCTGTTTAATCCTTCGTGGCTCTGGCTGACGCGTTTTATTAAAACTACATTAGCGGCGTCTTCCAGATTCTTCCCCTGATTTGGTTCCTGTGTGAATACACATGAAGGCGAGGTGAGGATTTAGTCACAAATAGGTGAAGTACTCGGTTGCATTTAAGGCAGCAAATCACAGAAAATCATATTAGACTTTCTGTCATGATGAACTTAGTAGGAAAAGCTACATGGACTTTTTTAAAGAAGCCTTAGTAAAATGATTACATATTCGTTACCAAGGAGATCTGGGCTAGATATATCTATCATTCCACATATATATGGATATATCTATCAatccatacatacatatatatatatatatatatatatatatatatatatatatatatatatatatatatatatatatatatacagacagacagacagacagacagatagatagtgGACTGTGTCTTTCTGCAGTACTTGTAGTTTTTACCTACTGGTAGTCTAGGACTAGTAGTATTGTATATATCTGCATTATTGTGTTAACTGACATTCTGTGGTGAGGAATGTATTAAAGTCCAAGCAGGCAATTAGCCTCCCTGATAACTGTAACAGGTGGGAGAAGGCAGAGCAGATACAGGAAGACATAGCACGTCTCCTGAATTGGAAGCGTTCCATTACTCTGCGCCGGTTCCCCTCGCTTGCCGCCTCGCCATTCATCTGCGGCTGTAATGACCAGAGAAAAGAGCAGGACGCTCATCTGTCAGGACGATTCACTGTCAATTTGCTGGTGTTTTTATAAAGCGTCGCCGTGCTGCCGCTGGGGAGACAGACCCACTCCCCTAAAAATTTTTACAATCTTCATATCGACACAGACGACGGTACAGGCCTGATTGGAAATGACTGCGAGGAGATGGATTCTCACTTGGCACAGTTGTGGGACTGGCGCGGCTGATTTCGCGATATAATCCGATGAATAAAATGCATAACTAGCAATGGCACAAATTTGTATTACAATGcagtaaatacatttaaacCAAGGCTTGTTGAAACCAAGTCTTTGATAACGTCAGACTGTTGTTGGATGCCGTGCTCGTGGCAGTGTTCAGCAGAGCTCTGGCCAAAACTCAGTGAGGACAAGCTTCCAGGAACATTAGATTCTCTGCTACGTCTGAAGAAAAGTGACTTGTTTTCAATCAGCGCAGCTACGGCACTGCTGAGATTTGCATTAGCTCCTGATGAGCTACAAGATGCAACAGAAAGCTCGGAACCAGTTACAGTCGCTGGACATCCCCCATCCGTTTAGATGAGATAAAAGATAATATTGTGCATCAGCCAACAATGAAATGTGTTTTGGACTTATACAAgtataaaaagaagaaatactACTAAGTAGGTCATTTTTGAACTGATTATGTGACTGGGcagaattaatattttaaaaaagtttCTGGTCTGAGTGAAATACAAAAAATCAGCTCAATCACTGACTTGGAAACGGATGCAGGTCTTAGGTGTGTAACTGGAGGGAGGTGTGACCCCAGCTCCCGGAAGCGCCTGTTGGGTTCTCGCCGACCTGCGGCTCGGTTCGGCAGCGCTTCTTGGATCGCTGCGCGCGGCGCGTCTTTGAACTAAGGCAAGTGGCGCCGTTGTGTGGCACGACGCGAAATTACACAAGTCGGTTTGACGAATTATTCATCATCCAAACCACCCCACGGTGAAAAATAACATAAAAGTGACTTCGATGACGCAGGATGAAGAAAGTGATGGGATACGTTTGGATAACCGACATAAATGAaccgttttttgtgttttgttttgtctgtttatgtCTCACTGTCTTTCCAGCGCATTCACTTTGACTCTCTAAGTGACCGAAAGCACGCGATGCATTTAATGCAAACTGGCGCATTTGACATAAGGACGAGGTCAAACACCCGAGCGCAGCGAAGCAGCACTGCCTTGAGTTCATCCATCCCATTTCCTGCACGCAGCAGTTCCTGAGGGAGGGCCGTGGCGGCAGCCATGGGAAAGTTCTCCCCACTTTTTCCGATTACATCGATTCCTTTTTAAAGACGGCAAAAACACGAACTCGGTCAGTCTGGACCTGCGGCGCGAGGAGCGAAGAGCGGCTTGAATAACAACGGTGGATCATTCAGGAGACGAGTCCAACTTCAGACAGAGCAAGGTGAGAGTCTCGTGCGGTTGTGGAACAATTTATTTTGGATATGAGCCATAAACTGTGTTTGAGTAGTTGTCAGTAGGTCAACTGgttgctgtgttttattaaagccTAGATTTAGATTTCCCcgagatttcaaaataaaatgagagTAATTTACTGCTGTATAAAATCATATTTTTAACTTTTAGATTCCTTTCATTAATGAGTTGTTTGGAAACTATGAGGATCTAAACTATAACATATACAGCAGGTGACTTACTCAGCAGCAGTGCTTATGCCATTTTCCTGTATAATATAATTTCTAGCCGCTTTATGTCGATATTTTtcgttttctgtctgttttcttagTAGTGTGGTGAAGAAGCCGACTAATTAGTATTCTGTGGCATGTTCCGTGGAGATAACGGTTATCACGGTTGTCCCTGTTAGGACGGCCATTGTCTTCTCTCATCCTGCCAGTGGAGTTTGTATTTTAACTATTAGGAAGAgtactttttttttgctcagcggggaagaaacaacagaaaaacataaACGGTCTACAAACAGACAAGTGTCAGCAATGCCTCATCTCCCCCGCGCAGGATGttggtgcagatgtgtgtgggGACTGTACtcgcgtgtgcatgtgtcacTAGAACATTACAAAACAcgtattttctatttttttaccCACTTTGATTCATATATCCATACTAATAACTGCCTGTGTAAATGTTAATGACTAATGTACAAAGTTCAGTGGCTTCTCCTGGaggttaatgtgtttttatgtctgTATTTGCTTTAGTGGATTTTTGTGCATGGGGCCCTTGCTCTTCACATGTGGattagctgcagctcagccaacAACGGTCTGAGCTCATGGAAGAACTAAGAGGCTGCTGCCGCCAGATCTTTCGGCGAAAGCGCTAAACAGGTTGGAGAAGCTCCCTGTGTGAAAGAGGAATTTACAGCATCATATTTACAATACGCACAAACGCCAACAGATCGAACTTGGTTAAGACTTCATTTCAGCCTCCACTGTCTCTCGCAGGAGCGGAGGATGTCCAGAGCTGACTGGTCCTTCCTGGAGCACCTGCTGGAGGAGGGCCAGGAGTATTCCACCGGCGTCGGCCGCATCTGGCTCACCGTCCTCTTCCTGTTCCGCATGCTGGTACTGGGCACCGCCGCCGAGTCGGCCTGGGACGACGAGCAGGCCGACTTTGTGTGCAACACCAAGCAGCCCGGCTGCACCTCCGTGTGCTACGACAAAGCCTTCCCCATCTCCCACTTCCGCTACTTCGTCCTCCAGGTCATCTTCGTCTCCACCCCGACCATCTTCTACTTTGGATACGTGGCTGTAAAGTTCGGGAAGGACccgcagggggggggggtgacggatgagaagcaggcagacgaaggaggagggggcaaaAAGGGTGAAACTGTGCCGAACAGAGACAAGCACAGTGTGACTGATgatgagaaggagaaagaagggGTTGGAGGGAAACGTATAAACGCTGACAAGTCTCCTGATTCGCCCAAACTCAAAGGCAGCTTGTTGTGCGCATACGCTTTCAGCATCCTGTTAAAGGTCCTCCTAGAGGTCGGCTTCATCGCCGGGCTGTGGTTCCTCTACGGCGGCTTCTTCGTACTAGCCAAGTTCGAATGCCAGCGCGCCCCGTGCCCCCACACCGTGGACTGCTTCGTGTCCCGGCCCACGGAGAAGACCATCTTCACCATCTACACGCAGGCCATCGCCGCCGTCTCGGTGCTCCTCAACCTCGTcgagctcctccacctgctgcagctggccgTCTCCCGCCGCCTGGAGAAGCGCTACCGGCTCGAGGGCCGGGCCCGTCCGCCTCGCGCCCGGCTGGtaccgggaggaggaggaggcggcgagcTGGAGCTCCGGTCGGGGCCGTCGCAGCCGTGCGCGGCCGGCAGCCGCGTTCACCTGCCCATGGAGGACGGGGCCGAGTGCTACCCCAACCCCTGTGAGAGCTACCGGGACCTCACCATAGAGGTGAACTGGGCGCCCGCGGAGCCCGGGGCCGACCTGCTTCCTAGTTATATGAACTGCATGGAGGCCATGAGGACGTCACACTCCCCCAGAGTCCATTATAAAAGACATGCGCATCACACTGGGAAACACTCGAAGAGTTCTCATAAGGGACACTCGAAGCTGAAACATTATGTATGACAACTCCAGATGGttgatttgctgtttttttacttCAGACATTCTTCTCAGGCACTTGAGCGTCAGGAGCGTGTGGCGAGAGCTCCACAAACTACTGCACTGTGAAGTTTGTGTTTGAATGAAGGCAGAAAATGGTCAAATACTAAATGGACCTAttcaaaacaaagcattttaagAACACCGCCCCCAGAAGGAGGCTCCTCCATATAAAAGTAAAAGATTGCGCTCATGAGGTGCCTGGATGTGGCTtcaatcatttttattcccagATGTGACACTAGTCAAAAGCTCAACAAAGAACATGGAAGTATGTGTCTATGGACGGTCTAGGGACGGTGCGGTTCTGAGTC is drawn from Betta splendens chromosome 11, fBetSpl5.4, whole genome shotgun sequence and contains these coding sequences:
- the gja4 gene encoding gap junction protein alpha 4, with amino-acid sequence MSRADWSFLEHLLEEGQEYSTGVGRIWLTVLFLFRMLVLGTAAESAWDDEQADFVCNTKQPGCTSVCYDKAFPISHFRYFVLQVIFVSTPTIFYFGYVAVKFGKDPQGGGVTDEKQADEGGGGKKGETVPNRDKHSVTDDEKEKEGVGGKRINADKSPDSPKLKGSLLCAYAFSILLKVLLEVGFIAGLWFLYGGFFVLAKFECQRAPCPHTVDCFVSRPTEKTIFTIYTQAIAAVSVLLNLVELLHLLQLAVSRRLEKRYRLEGRARPPRARLVPGGGGGGELELRSGPSQPCAAGSRVHLPMEDGAECYPNPCESYRDLTIEVNWAPAEPGADLLPSYMNCMEAMRTSHSPRVHYKRHAHHTGKHSKSSHKGHSKLKHYV